The Candidatus Omnitrophota bacterium genomic sequence TCATATCGGATATTGTATCATATTTTTCTTAGATAACAATGTTCCTTTAAAATTGTTTTTTATCTTTTTTAAATTCTCGCCTCAAGGTGCGAATTGAGCAACCCGTACCACCTTCGAGGTGGACCTTGGGTTCCCTAACCGATTAAATCTACGAGTTAAACGCGGTTTTTTGCTTTGCAAAAGAAAGCGCTTTCCCCAACCCCCCCAAACCCCCTTTAAAACGTATATATAGGATATACTTTTATATGTCAGGATAGCGGTATTATAAAGAATAAGAATGTTTTTCTGTGCCACGGAGGAAGCATTGAAGATTTTAAATAAAAGTATATGTATTATTATAATGGTCTGTTTTCTTTCTATGACCATTATCCCTTCTCAAGCTTTGGCTCAAGGCGTATTAGGACTTCCTGTGCCGGGAACTATGGTGTCTTTAAGTCCAGTGTTCACACCTACCATTCTTCGTGGAATAAGAGTCTATCCTAACAATTCTCTTAAATTCGACTTTATCGTCGATTCTGGTGACACTGGACTTACAGGCACTGAACTAAAGAGTGAATCTGAACGCCTCATCAAATACTTCCTAGCTGCTCTAACAATACCTGAAGATAACCTGTGGGTGAACCTATCTCCCTATGAAAAGGATAGAATTATCCCTGATTCTTTAGCTTCTACAGATATGGGTACAGACATGTTGGCTCAAGATTATATCTTAAAGCAAGTTACTGCTTCTTTAATGTATCCAGAAGATGAGCTGGGTAAACAGTTCTGGCAAGAAATTTATAAGAAAGCCTATGAAGAATATGGAACCACTAATATCCCAGTAGATACCTTTAATAAGGTTTGGATTATGCCAGAGTATGCTGAAGTCTATGTTAAAGAAGATAGGGCTTTTGTGGTGCAGAGTAAGCTTAAAATTATGCTGGAAGAGGATTACCTCGCGCTCGAAAAGAGCGCAGAGTCCACAAGGGACGCTTCGCGGTCCCGAGCGTTAGACGCGAGGGATGTAGTACCAACGCGATCAAGTGAAACGTTACGCGTGAAACGTGAAGCGCAAGACGCTTCACAAGATACGCTTCACTCTTCACGGAATAAATTAGCTTCAGACATTGTCCGTGAAATCATCATCCCAGCTCTTGAAAAAGAAGTTAACACAGGCAGAAACTTTGCCCAACTTCGCCAGATATACAATTCTCTAATTCTGGCTTATTGGTTTAAGAATAATCTAAAAGAATCTATTGTGAACAAGGTCTATTCTGATCAAAGCAAGATTAAAGGAGTGGACACCAAAGATGTTTCACAAGATATCTACAATCAATATGTTGAATCTTTTAAAAAAGGCGTCTGTGACCTTATCAAAATTGAATACGATCAATTTGCTCGCAAACATATTCCAAGAAAGTATTTTTCGGGTGGAGTTACATGGGAACTTGATGGGGCTACTACATACACGTATGATCCATATCGCTATGTTGAGGAAATCGGAGAAAATGCAGACACGACCTATATAGCAACAGCCGAGCTAGGAGATTTTAGCTGGAAGAGCACAGCAACCGAAATACCGATCTTCACAAGTCCTCAGGTAGCATCGTCTGATCTTATTGTTAATCAATTGTCTTTGGGTGAAAAAAGGGAACAGGAATTACCAGCGTTTTTTATCACTTATGACGATTTGCTTAAAAAGATTCAGGAAGCTGGCTATAAAAATTTTGGCGATATGACTCGAAAGGTCATTCATAACAAAGAAGAGAATATGATAGCAGAATGGGGTTCGACAGAGGTTATAGAGGTTCCAGGATTGGAGGATGAATTTTGCCTTAAATTGGATAGTAAGGAGTGGAAGCTGGGCCCGCCAGAAATGATTGAAGATATCATGCCGGGATACAATGTGGGACAGCCAATCGCAAAGGTGGGAAATATTTTAATTTTGCGAAGACAAAGAGGAAGGCAGGCTGGAATTCACGAGGACATTAAGGTAAAAAAGAGACATGATGTAAGAGCATTGCGGATAGATTATATTGAATATTTACAGAAAGTTGCCGAGATGCCGCAAAGTGCTTTTAACAAACTTGTCCATATTATGTCTGCTCTTATCGATAGAGGATACCAGATTGACGCTGGGGCAAACACAAACCTTTTAGTTGATTTTAAGGCAAAAGGGTTTCCCGTAGTTGATGTTATGCCAAGGTTGGATGGCGCTGAAAAAAGTCTTTTAGGATTGGTTTCTATGCTGATAGATGCCAATCATCTAGTTGATGATTACAAGATAAATCCTATTTCAAAAGTTTTAGAAACAGGAATTCAAAGTATTACGAAGAAGCTTATCAAAGGATTTTATGAAGATGGAATTGAGAAGGAATTGCCCAGCCTCAAGCAATTTAAAACAGATTTTGATGAAGCGATATCAGGATTGCATGATATGCATTATGGCGAAGAGCTAAAAGAATCAGCATTTGATGAGCTTTATGGTACTTCTTTAGATGATATCTTGCTTGCATCGTCATCCCAAGCGGTTAAGAATCGAGAGCTATATCAAGAAGGTATCCAACAATTCTTCAAAAATAATGTTCCGGGTCCTTATACGCGTAGAGAAATCGCAGAGGAAATAGGCATCACTATGGAAGATATGCTTGAGCTTCCTAATCAAGATTATTTGATTGAATATCTATCGATCGTTAATAAATCACAACCATCAGGGGCAAAATTTGAAATTGTTCGCGATAAACTCACTGATGAAAGAAAAAACGAACTCTTTTTGGAGTTTAGCAAGGAGCATCCCGGAGGAACTTTCACATATAGACAAGCACAAAGATTCATAGAAAAATATGATTGGGAAATGCATCTTAATACGTTATTAGATCAAGCAAAATATGATATGGAGACAGATCGATATACAATGTCGCCCCTAGGAGAATTTACAAGTGATTTTGAAAAAATGGTTGATTCTGTATTAAGAAAAAGGAATGAAAGGATAGAAGAGGTTCCTGTTGAAATTGCGGATCCGAGCGATATAAGAAAATTTCTAGAAAATGACGGATTGCACACTATTACAAATTATTCAGGAGGAAAAGTAGAAGATTTCTTTTTTGCTTTAAATGCTGAGATCAGAAATCAAAATAAAAAAATTAAGGCTGGACTAGGACGTTATAGCGCTCAAATGTTACCGGTTTTCTCTGCAAATGATATTAAGACTATTGAAAATGCTTTTGAAAATAAAAAATTGAAAGATAAGATTGCTACGCGCATTATTGAAAAGAAAGATAGAAAATTGCGGTTCGAAGGAAAAAGCGATAATGGTGAAGTAATTTTGACAATGACTTGGGAAGTTGGCGAGGATAGTCACTATGTAGAAAAATGGCTTCTTATTGATAGAAGTGATAGGCAGAGACGACTGACGGATGCGGAGAGAAAAAGTGCGGATGAACAGAGAAGAGATCAACTCCAAGCGAAAGCGAAAGAGTCATTCGAGACAAATCCTGAAAATAAAGGTCCTGATTATGAAAAACGAGAAGAGTTTTTACGCAATTTCTTAAATCCCAAAGAAGATCTTCAAGATGGACTTGAAAATTTAGATTTGGGAGTTTTTATTGATAAAGAAAACACTGGGATCACGATTGAAGAGTGGGGAGAAATTATTCCGTTAACGAACCAGGCAGAAGAGTTGAAGCTTATTTATGTTAAACGCTTGACTGATTTAGAAGAACGTATAAAGTTAGAATTTACCTTACTTTATGAGAAAGATAAAGAAGAGGAAATAATATTTGTCCAGGAAAATGATGGACGCTGGATGACTACAGGAGAAATCCGGGAAGCTCAAGATAAGGCTAGAAAGGAAGAAGAACGGGCGAGAATAAAGCAAGAAAATATTAAAACAGTTACCAAAAATATTGAAGCTCTTATTTGGAATGAAAAAGATTCTTCTGACGGCGTATTAATGGATCGCGAAACTTATTTGACGCTTGATTTTGACAATATTATTAATCCTGCTTTCCGAGAAGCTAGAAAAAGAGGCGTTATAGATCAGCTTCCTAATAACATTAAGATTGGGGCTAGAATTGACAAGGGATATGAATCTGTTCGAGTTTTTCGAACGATTAACGAAAGGAAGATCACAGAAATTCGCTTTCAATTTTATAAAGATTTGGAAGGTCGTAATCCTACTAAGCGTGTCGTTATATTTGGCATAAGTGAGCAGAGTGGAAAGCTGGTGAAAAAGACAGGTAAAGTAGCGGTTGAGGATAGCGGTTCAGAGCTTGCTGACGCAGAGGCGCAAATTGTAAGCTCACCTAATAATTCGAATAAAGACAATGATCAATTAAAGGGCGGTATTGACTTCAACGACGAAAGCATGAACGTTACCACAAAGGGTGATTCCATTAATTTCAACGTTCCTTTGGACATACAAAATATTACCTCTAGCAGCATCGAAGGCTTTGTGCCCATCATTATTAACATTGCCCCTGTAACAGATTTTATGGGACTACTCGGCCTTGATGGTAGCGAAAGTGAACCTGAGCAATACAGTGAACTTCTCGCAACTGATCCAAAAACTGACGTTTGACACTCTAAAATCTCTATGATATAGTTCTGTATTGTTAGTTTAAAAGAATACCTATATGATTGCTAAGTCGTAATTATATAGGAATCCAGCTTAACCGTTCATCAATTATCACCTCCGACACGCTTGCGCGTGCGGAGTAAATTCGGCCGAACAATTTGCGTTCCTCGCTTTGCTCGTCCACAAACTGAGGCCTCATTTATGGAAAACTTTTACAAAGATTTACTTAAAACAATTGGTGAAGATATTGAGCGAGAGGGTCTTAAAGATACGCCCAAGCGCGCTGCCAAGGCATTTCAATATCTGACAAAAGGGTATCATGAAAATGTCGAAACAGTTATTAACAATGCTATTTTTGAATCTGATTCTGATGAAATGGTCATTGTTAAAGATATCGAGGTCTACTCTATGTGCGAACATCATCTTTTGCCATTTTTTGGCAAATGTCATGTCGGCTATATTCCGGATGGAAAAATTATTGGACTTTCAAAAATTGCCCGCATTGTTGATATTTTTGCGCGCCGGCTACAAATTCAAGAAAATCTAACCAAACAAATTGCGCAAACCATCATGGAAGTTACAAAATGTAAAGGAGTGGCGGTTGTTGTTGAAGCTCAGCACCTTTGCATGATGATGCGTGGTGTTGAAAAACAAAACTCTGTAATGAAAACGTCTTGCATGTTAGGCGTTTTCCGCAATGAAATTTCAACCCGTTCAGAGTTTTTAAGTCTTATTCAATAATATGGCTAAAATCTCGATTAACCAAATTCAGCTATCAGTTATCATCGGAACAAAACATTGCGAAAGGGAAGAGCCACAAGATATCATGATTGACCTTTCCTTTATATATAACAGCAACAAAGCCCAAAAAACAGACAACCTAAGCGATGCGGTTAATTATGAAGCGATTACTGAAGAAATAATGGAAAAAGTCAGAAAAACTAAATTCTTTCTTATTGAGAAATTAGCAGATTTCATCTTAGATGTCACCATGGGCAATAATAATATTGAAAAAGCAACGGTTATCATATACAAGCCGAATGCGATTAAAAATACAGAATCTGTATCTGTTGAGCTAAGCCGTGAAAGGTAAAGGACTTCTTTTTTATCACTTTTTGGAGAAAAATATGTTTTTATATCTTGTTTTACTATTTACCGTCATTCCAGCCACTGAAATATTTATTTTTATCAAACTCGGAGAATCTTTCGGCATCTTCAATACATTCCTTTTGGTCATCGTGACAGGTGTTTTAGGGGCTCACATTGCCCGCCATCAAGGGTTTCGAGTTATTCAAAGCATACAAAATGAGCTGAACAAAGGAAATATGCCCACTGAACAAATGATTGATGGCGCTATGATCCTTGTTGGAGGACTAACGTTGCTCACGCCAGGGCTTTTAACTGATATTTTTGGGTTTTTACTTCTAATTCCACTAACACGGACACTTCTTAAAGCTTGGTTGCGCAAAAAGTTTAAGACCAATCTAAATTCTGGATCTCGCATCATTGAAGTCGAATCAATTTCAAGCGAAAATATGGATGATGAGACCCCTTTTGGGGCCTAAGTTAATTTTAGATGCAACCTTGACATTTCTATTTTATATGCTATCCTTGCTAACAGTTAACCCCAAAGGATTACATAAATATGAAAAGATTTTCCACAATTATTGTCATTTTGGCTTTACTTTCTGTTCTACCAAAAGCCATGGCGGCACGAACAGCGCCATTTGAAAAGCCAAAATTCGTCCGCACTGGAAAAGCCTCTTGGTATTCTAAGAAATCTCCAGGAATCAATCGCCGAACTGCCAATAATGAAATTTTTGATGATAACGATATGACTTGCGCAATTTGGGGCGTCGGGTTTAACAAAAGAATCCGCGTAACAAATCTAGCAAACGGAAAAACGATTACTGTTCGCGTTAATGATCGCGGTCCTCACAAACGCTATGTTAAAAAGGGCAGAGTCATTGATCTAACCGAAGCTGCATTTAAAGAAATCGGCACACCCAAACATGGCCTGATCGACGTTAAGCTCGAATTCCTGTAAAAACAAATCTCCTCTAAATAAATTCTTCACAAATCCTAAGCAATCAAATAAATTTTTTCATTTTTTTCTTGCAAAATAACGGTATATTGTTAATATAGTTTCATCCAACTTACGTTGGCGCTATATTTCACATGTTATTCAAATTCATAAGGATTTTAAAATGCAATTTAAAGATGAGGTTGTTTTAATTACAGGATCCGCAAGAGGCATTGGCAAGGAAATCGCACTCGCATTTGCAAACCAAGGTGCAACCGTTATTATCTCTGATATAAACGGTGAATCTTGTGAAAAAACTGTAGCGGAATTAAAAACTGCTAAGCTTGAGGCTGACAGCTTCCCATGTGATGTCACAAATCTCTCTGCCGTTGAAGAAATGATGAACAAAATCCTTGACAAATATAAGCGTATTGATATATTGATTAACAATGCAGGCATCACCAAAGATAATCTTTTTTTAAGAATGAAAGAAGAGGACTGGGATGCTGTTATCAAGGTCAATCTTAAGGGGACCTTTAATTGCTGCAAAGCAATTTCAAAATCAATGCTTAAAGCCCGCAAAGGCAAAATCATCAGTATCGCATCGGTCATTGGCATTTTAGGAAATATCGGTCAGGCAAACTACGCAGCTAGCAAAGCTGGCATTATCGGGCTAACAAAGTCTTTAGCCAGAGAATTCGCATCACGCAATATTAATGTTAATGCCGTAGCTCCTGGATACATCAAAACAGAAATGACCGATCAACTTAAAGAGGAGACCCGCCAAGAAATTTTAAAGAGCGTTCCTCTTAAAAGAATGGGAACACCAGCCGATGTGGCTGGAGCATGTTTATTCCTCGCTTCAAAGGAAGCAGAATATATCACAGGTCAGACCATCAGAGTTGATGGTGGAATGGCTATTTAATTTATCAGCAGAAGAAGGATCAAAAAGGAGGCAGTGAATGGCAAACGAAGAAAAAATTAAATCGATCATCGCAGAACAACTTGGAGTAAAAGTTGAAGAGGTGAATCCAGAATCCTCATTCGTCGACGATCTAGGAGCTGACTCATTGGATACAGTTGAGCTTATCATGGCTTTAGAGGAAGAGTTTAATGTTGAAATTCCTGATGAGGATGCTGAAAAAATGAGCAAAGTTTCTGACGTTATCAAATACG encodes the following:
- a CDS encoding dihydroneopterin aldolase encodes the protein MAKISINQIQLSVIIGTKHCEREEPQDIMIDLSFIYNSNKAQKTDNLSDAVNYEAITEEIMEKVRKTKFFLIEKLADFILDVTMGNNNIEKATVIIYKPNAIKNTESVSVELSRER
- the acpP gene encoding acyl carrier protein, with translation MANEEKIKSIIAEQLGVKVEEVNPESSFVDDLGADSLDTVELIMALEEEFNVEIPDEDAEKMSKVSDVIKYVEEKAATK
- a CDS encoding septal ring lytic transglycosylase RlpA family protein, with the protein product MKRFSTIIVILALLSVLPKAMAARTAPFEKPKFVRTGKASWYSKKSPGINRRTANNEIFDDNDMTCAIWGVGFNKRIRVTNLANGKTITVRVNDRGPHKRYVKKGRVIDLTEAAFKEIGTPKHGLIDVKLEFL
- the fabG gene encoding 3-oxoacyl-[acyl-carrier-protein] reductase, giving the protein MQFKDEVVLITGSARGIGKEIALAFANQGATVIISDINGESCEKTVAELKTAKLEADSFPCDVTNLSAVEEMMNKILDKYKRIDILINNAGITKDNLFLRMKEEDWDAVIKVNLKGTFNCCKAISKSMLKARKGKIISIASVIGILGNIGQANYAASKAGIIGLTKSLAREFASRNINVNAVAPGYIKTEMTDQLKEETRQEILKSVPLKRMGTPADVAGACLFLASKEAEYITGQTIRVDGGMAI
- the fxsA gene encoding membrane protein FxsA, which translates into the protein MFLYLVLLFTVIPATEIFIFIKLGESFGIFNTFLLVIVTGVLGAHIARHQGFRVIQSIQNELNKGNMPTEQMIDGAMILVGGLTLLTPGLLTDIFGFLLLIPLTRTLLKAWLRKKFKTNLNSGSRIIEVESISSENMDDETPFGA
- the folE gene encoding GTP cyclohydrolase I FolE, which codes for MENFYKDLLKTIGEDIEREGLKDTPKRAAKAFQYLTKGYHENVETVINNAIFESDSDEMVIVKDIEVYSMCEHHLLPFFGKCHVGYIPDGKIIGLSKIARIVDIFARRLQIQENLTKQIAQTIMEVTKCKGVAVVVEAQHLCMMMRGVEKQNSVMKTSCMLGVFRNEISTRSEFLSLIQ